From bacterium:
TCAGGAACATGAGAACTTTTTGCAACCTCTCTCATCACATGAGAAGGCACAGCATAAACTACTAAAGAGACATCTGATATGGCTTCATCTATTTTGGATGTTATATAAATTTCAGCAGGTATGTCTATGCCCGGCAGGAATTTTGGATTCTTTCTCTGTTTAAGGAGAACCTCTGCATAATCAGGAAATGCCTCCCACAGCGAAACCTCGAACCCCTTTCTACAAAGATGAATAGCTAGCGTTGTCCCCCATCCACCAGCTCCAAGCACACATATTTTTTTATTATTCATAACAGACTAAATACTAACAAAGCCCTATGTTTTATGCAAGTTTTTTACTTTCTTCCCAATCCTGTTTTCCCTGCCTTCTAAGAGTCTCTTTATGTTAGTTTTGTGTCTTATAACAACAAACACTGCTGCAATTATTCCAAAAACAAGATTCCCAATCCTGAAATTAAAAACACCTATAAAAATAGGTAAGCTTATTGCAGCTATTATAGATGAGAGCGAGACATATCTTGTGATTAAAGCGCATACCCCCCATACTGCAACGCATAACAGTATAGGGATCGGCGCTATAGCGAGAAATACCCCTGCGCTTGTTGCAACTCCTTTTCCTCCTTTAAAATCCAAAAATATAGTCCAGTTATGGCCTATTATTGAACTTGTTCCCGCTATTATTTGAAACAAATTATACAACTGATCTGAACAACCTCTATGAAAATATGCCGCTATTATACTTGCGCAAATCAGGCCTTTGGCAATATCAATAATCAGTGTTATTATTCCGGGAATAATTCCTAGCACTCTAAATACATTAGCTGCTCCCATATTCCCGCTTCCAAACTCTCTAACATCAATCTTCTTTATTAATTTCCCAATTATAAAACCTGTTGGAATTGCCCCTAACAGATAACTTACGACCACCATTGCCAGGATCTTTAATATAATTGTCATGTTGTTTCCTTTATTTTGAACCTTATTGGAACACCTTCAAATCCAAAATCATTATACAGATTATTTTTTAGATAGTTTAGATAGTCTTCCATAATCAAATTTCTATTATTAACAAACAAAGCAAATGTAGGCGGGCAGGTTGACACTTGAGTTATATATTTTATTTTCAACTGCTTACTGGATGTAGAAGAGAACGGCCTGCGTTTTTTTGCATCTTCTAACATCTTGTTGAGCACTGCAGTACTTATGCGTTCTGTATAATATTTATGTACATTAAGGGCCATGTCCATGACCGTAAAAATCTTTTCTTTTTTCAATGCGGATATAAAAACTACTGATGCAAAATTAAGAAACTTTAAGTTAGCTTTAAACTGTTCGAGCCATATTCCCTTATCAATACCCAGCTTTTTTGATAAATCTGCTTTATTAATTGCTATTATTAAGCCCTTCCCCTGTTCACAGACAAAAGAGGCTATTTTTTTATCCTCCCGCGTTGGTCCTTTGGTTATATCTATAATTAAGATCGCTATATCGGATAGTTGTATAGCTTTTTGTGCTCTTATTACACTATATCTTTCAACGTCTGTCTTTAGTTTGTTTCTCGCTCTAATACCTGCTGTGTCAACTAACACAAAACTTGCGTTTTTGTACTTTAGAAAGCTATCTACTGCATCCCTTGTTGTGCCTGGCTCCTCATCTACTATAAGTCTTTTATCTCCGAGTATTGCATTTACATAAGAAGACTTTCCAACATTTGGGCCCCCAACAATAGCTATTCTTATCTCATCAGATGATGATGCATTTTCCCCATCAGAAAAATCCTCTGTTACCTTATCTAATAAAGTATTAATATTTAAACCATGAGATGCTGAAATTGGCAAAAGCTCATCAGTGCCAAACTGATAGAAATCATAAATATCATTAGTCTTTGCTTCAGTGTCTACCTTATTAACAACTACAATATATTTCTTATCTGTTCTTCGAATTTTATCTATAATCTCCTTATCTACTGGAAGAACACCTGTCTTGGCATCAACCATGAAAATTATAAAATCTGCCTGAACAATAGCTATATCAACTTGTGCTCTAACCTGTGCGGATATGTTATCTAATCCCTCGAAATCCAGGCCTCCAGTATCTATAACCTCAAAGTTTTTACCCCCCCATGTACCAGTTCCATAGATTCTATCCCGTGTTAGGCCGGAAAAAGAGTCTACTATACTTTTTCTTTGTCCAATTATTCGATTAAAAAGCGTTGACTTGCCAACATTGGGACGTCCTAAAATTGCAACAATGGGGTTACGCTTTTCTGTCTCCATTTAATAGCTTTACTCCATGTATAGTATAATTAATTCCTGATATCACTGTAAAAACCATTGTTGTCCATACAATTGGATCAACAAAAAGCACTGAAGAAACTCTTATATTTAACAAGACATAAATAATTGTGAAAATTTGCAAAAAAGTAGTGCATTTGCTTATTTTTGAGGGCTTTGGCTCAAGACCTCCTAAAACAACGTAAAGTATTAAAAAACCGGATATGATAACTACATCACGCGCAATGACTACGATTGCAAGAAAAGCAGGAATGCTCTTATCCAGCGTTAGCATGATAAAAGCTGTTATAAGAAGTATCTTATCTGCTATTGGATCAATGTGTTTACCGAATTTGGACACTTGATCTCTCTTGCGAGCAATTAAGCCATCTATGGCATCTGTTATACCAGCAATAAAAAATATGCCTAGAGCTATGAGTCTAGTTTCTGGTGTTCCTTTGTGTAGAAAAACAGCAAAGACAGGCACCAGTAATATCCTAAAAACAGTCAAAAAATTTGCCATATCCACGAATAAAACCCTTAATATAGACTGCAGAGGTCAAGAGTTTTAATGCTTGACTTATTGAACCTTTGTCCCGCATTTTGGGCAAAACTTAGCTCCCGGCTTAAGAGATACGCCACATTTCGAACATGTTACGCCCTGAATTTTCTTCCCGCATTCTGGACAGAATACAGTGCCAGGAGATACTTCAGCGTTACAATATGGACACTCTTCAAGAGTAGCCTGTGGAATTGATGCGCCACAACCCGGACAGAATTTTATTCCTGCTTTGACCTGAGTCCCGCATTTTGGACAAGCAACCATCACAGTGCCAGCATCCAGCAAATTCTGACAATGCGACTGAACCTTTAACACAATATCATCAATAGCTTTCTGCGTTGCTTCTCCCATAGGAGTCTTCTTAAAACCACCAAAACTTACTCCCAAACTCTTTGCACCAGGCAGAGGTATGGCAGCTCCCAGGCTTAACCCTCTTCTTTTTGCTTCTCCACTGAACCTGAGTGTCTGCATTTCTGAAGTCTCAGCATTTACAATCTTTATTATTCCAGCAACTATTGCAGTTTTAGTTTTTGCTCCAACTGAATATCCGCCAAAGCTCACCCCTCCACCCATGCCCTTCTGTGAATACTCGAACACTGTAATTACCCCATTAAGAATTATCTGAGCTCCTTTAATCTTTCCAATTTTTGCCCCTGTTTTTTTGCTTACTCTTCCGCTTGCCCCAAGATCCTGCTCACTAATTATATCCTTCACATCTATTCTGCTCATAACGGAAAACTGCCCGGTCTCTGTTAATGCACTTTCCAGCATATCAGCCATTCCGGTTCCCATACTTAACTCAGATTTCCTCCAATAATTAGTTCCTGGAGCATCTTTTGCAGTGAATTTACTTACAGCAACACGCACCTTTTCCGCACATACAGGACTTGAAAACGAGACAGCAACAAATAATAAAGCCAAGATAACAACCAATGACTTTTCTACGCACTTCATACCAAAATTTCTCCTTTTCAATTATTAATATTATAGATTATATATAACATTGTATCATGATTTTTGTCAAGCCCATATACTGCGGGCACTCCCTAAATATGAGATAAAACTTACACTAATTTTTGTATTAATTATTACATGAGGATCAAGAACGCCCTGAGAAATAAAGAATAGGACAATAAGCGCTTTTTTAAGAATCACGTCTTAGCTAATACATAGGCAGTAAAGAATAAAAAAAAGCTCACAAGAATCAGACATACGCCTATTCCCACACGCAGCTTAATTACAGTTTTATCTACTGAAAAAATACGATTAAAAAAGGTAGATAAGCTTAAAAGAACAAAGGGCAGAAGGAGCAAAAGAATGGAAAAAACTAAGCACAAAACACCTATTCCTATCAAAATTATGTTCATCCGTTACTTTTCTTAATATTCAGCTATTTTTTATTTTGAATCCTAAGAATCCACTCTTTTACCAAGGATACATCTTTTGCGTTTGGAGAAAATTTTATATACTGCTGATAATAATGGACCGCCTTTTTATTATTTCTCAGATGATCATCATAAAGAATTCCCATGTTGTAATGCACAGCGGAATTATTTGGGTCAAAAGAGAGGACTTTCATATACTCCTTTTCTGCCTCCTCATAACGATCTGTTTTCTGATAAACCAAAGCTAATTTGTAATGCATAGCTATGCATTCTTTCCGCAGCCGACGTTCATCTCCCCTTTTTTCTCCCTCAGCTATCTGTTTTAAAAGCATTGCTTGCTCCAATTTTTTTTGGGAATTAGAAACTTCTCCCTGTACTTCAGCAAGTTTTTTATTAAGTTCATGGATAGTCTCAGTTTGGGTGGTTAACTGTTGTCTAAAATTCTTTATCTCTTCTTCTTTTCTCGCAAGGGTATCTCCCATTTTAGTTTCTAACTGTTGTATCTGGTTTTCCAAAGTTTCTTTCTCTCCAGTTACTTTAACCATTCTTTTTTCAAGTCTATCTTTATCTTTTCTTAATTCTTTTACTTCTTCCTCCCACCGGTTTTTTTCTTCATTCA
This genomic window contains:
- the plsY gene encoding glycerol-3-phosphate 1-O-acyltransferase PlsY, with product MTIILKILAMVVVSYLLGAIPTGFIIGKLIKKIDVREFGSGNMGAANVFRVLGIIPGIITLIIDIAKGLICASIIAAYFHRGCSDQLYNLFQIIAGTSSIIGHNWTIFLDFKGGKGVATSAGVFLAIAPIPILLCVAVWGVCALITRYVSLSSIIAAISLPIFIGVFNFRIGNLVFGIIAAVFVVIRHKTNIKRLLEGRENRIGKKVKNLHKT
- a CDS encoding tetratricopeptide repeat protein, with protein sequence MKKRTVGLMVVFLLMGLKPIGTAFSDQKQEGATATKELKEEIERSQQRSKWLETYIESVETQSEEKEKAILLLEKENKKLEKTNEALDKDYAVLEAKQRKLNEEKNRWEEEVKELRKDKDRLEKRMVKVTGEKETLENQIQQLETKMGDTLARKEEEIKNFRQQLTTQTETIHELNKKLAEVQGEVSNSQKKLEQAMLLKQIAEGEKRGDERRLRKECIAMHYKLALVYQKTDRYEEAEKEYMKVLSFDPNNSAVHYNMGILYDDHLRNNKKAVHYYQQYIKFSPNAKDVSLVKEWILRIQNKK
- the der gene encoding ribosome biogenesis GTPase Der, giving the protein METEKRNPIVAILGRPNVGKSTLFNRIIGQRKSIVDSFSGLTRDRIYGTGTWGGKNFEVIDTGGLDFEGLDNISAQVRAQVDIAIVQADFIIFMVDAKTGVLPVDKEIIDKIRRTDKKYIVVVNKVDTEAKTNDIYDFYQFGTDELLPISASHGLNINTLLDKVTEDFSDGENASSSDEIRIAIVGGPNVGKSSYVNAILGDKRLIVDEEPGTTRDAVDSFLKYKNASFVLVDTAGIRARNKLKTDVERYSVIRAQKAIQLSDIAILIIDITKGPTREDKKIASFVCEQGKGLIIAINKADLSKKLGIDKGIWLEQFKANLKFLNFASVVFISALKKEKIFTVMDMALNVHKYYTERISTAVLNKMLEDAKKRRPFSSTSSKQLKIKYITQVSTCPPTFALFVNNRNLIMEDYLNYLKNNLYNDFGFEGVPIRFKIKETT
- a CDS encoding CsgG/HfaB family protein; translated protein: MKCVEKSLVVILALLFVAVSFSSPVCAEKVRVAVSKFTAKDAPGTNYWRKSELSMGTGMADMLESALTETGQFSVMSRIDVKDIISEQDLGASGRVSKKTGAKIGKIKGAQIILNGVITVFEYSQKGMGGGVSFGGYSVGAKTKTAIVAGIIKIVNAETSEMQTLRFSGEAKRRGLSLGAAIPLPGAKSLGVSFGGFKKTPMGEATQKAIDDIVLKVQSHCQNLLDAGTVMVACPKCGTQVKAGIKFCPGCGASIPQATLEECPYCNAEVSPGTVFCPECGKKIQGVTCSKCGVSLKPGAKFCPKCGTKVQ
- the pgsA gene encoding CDP-diacylglycerol--glycerol-3-phosphate 3-phosphatidyltransferase, with amino-acid sequence MANFLTVFRILLVPVFAVFLHKGTPETRLIALGIFFIAGITDAIDGLIARKRDQVSKFGKHIDPIADKILLITAFIMLTLDKSIPAFLAIVVIARDVVIISGFLILYVVLGGLEPKPSKISKCTTFLQIFTIIYVLLNIRVSSVLFVDPIVWTTMVFTVISGINYTIHGVKLLNGDRKA